A window of Strigops habroptila isolate Jane chromosome 5, bStrHab1.2.pri, whole genome shotgun sequence contains these coding sequences:
- the PNKD gene encoding probable hydrolase PNKD isoform X4: MAAGRGGRQPGHGRAALRVVAAGARGLGAACLRRCPPLRLPLRRLACRAAAAFMALAGPLLFRVGYSLYTRTRLGYLFYQRQVRKARERYPHGHSVSQPCCFPGVKILPIPVLSNNYSYLVIDTSSGRAAAIDPSDPLAVQAAIEKEGVTLEAIFCTHKHWDHSGGNAELCQQHSSCKVYGSALDSIPDLTSPLTDREKVSVGCLTFQALATPGHTVGHMVYVLDGEPFGGPPCLFSGDLLFLSGCGRLFEGSAETMLASLDLAMGLGEDTLLWPGHEYALECLTFASFLELDNPALDQKWQWVMQQRQEKRITCPSTLGEEQTYNPFLRTHRPELHAVLGLQQGAGEHPDAFRARVLKEVRRRKDLYKAP; this comes from the exons AtggccgcggggcggggcgggcggcagcCGGGCCATGGCCGCGCCGCGCTGCGGGTGGTGGCGGCCGGTGCTCGCGGGCTGGGCGCCGCCTGCCTgcgccgctgcccgccgctCCGCCTGCCGCTCCGCCGCCTCGCctgccgcgccgccgccgccttcATGGCCCTCGCCGGACCGCTGCTGTTCCGCGTGGG GTACAGCCTGTACACCCGCACGCGGCTGGGCTACCTCTTCTACCAGCGGCAGGTGAGGAAGGCCCGGGAGCGGTACCCACATGGCCACTCCGTGTCCCAGCCATGCTGCTTCCCGG GGGTGAAAATCCTGCCTATTCCCGTGCTTTCCAACAACTACAGCTACCTGGTCATCGACACCAGCTCCGGCCGGGCGGCTGCCATCGACCCCTCTGACCCACTGGCTGTGCAG GCTGCCATTGAAAAAGAGGGGGTGACACTAGAGGCCATATTCTGCACCCACAAACACTG GGACCACAGCGGGGGAAACgcagagctctgccagcagcacagctcctgcaagGTGTACGGCAGCGCCCTCGATTCCATCCCAGACCTCACCAG CCCACTTACAGATAGAGAGAAGGTGAGCGTGGGCTGCCTGACCTTCCAGGCGCTTGCCACGCCTGGCCACACCGTGGGCCATATGGTGTACGTGCTGGATGGGGAGCCCTTCGGCGGCCCCCCCTGCCTCTTCTCCGGCgacctcctcttcctctctggCTGCG GCAGGCTGTTTGAGGGCTCCGCTGAGACCATGCTCGCCTCCCTGGACTTGGCCATGGGCTTGGGCGAGGACACGCTGCTGTGGCCAG GCCACGAGTACGCACTGGAGTGCCTGACCTTTGCCAGCTTCCTGGAGCTGGACAACCCCGCACTGGACCAGAAGTGGCAGTGGGTGATGCAGCAGCGCCAGGAGAAGAGGATCACG TGCCCCTCCACGCTGGGGGAGGAGCAGACCTACAACCCCTTCCTGCGGACCCATCGGCCGGAGCTGCAcgcagtgctggggctgcagcaagGCGCGGGGGAGCACCCCGATGCCTTCCGTGCCCGTGTCCTCAAGGAGGTGCGGCGGCGCAAGGACCTCTACAAAGCCCCCTAG
- the PNKD gene encoding probable hydrolase PNKD isoform X2, with protein MAAGRGGRQPGHGRAALRVVAAGARGLGAACLRRCPPLRLPLRRLACRAAAAFMALAGPLLFRVGYSLYTRTRLGYLFYQRQVRKARERYPHGHSVSQPCCFPGVKILPIPVLSNNYSYLVIDTSSGRAAAIDPSDPLAVQAAIEKEGVTLEAIFCTHKHWDHSGGNAELCQQHSSCKVYGSALDSIPDLTSPLTDREKVSVGCLTFQALATPGHTVGHMVYVLDGEPFGGPPCLFSGDLLFLSGCGCLRAPLRPCSPPWTWPWAWARTRCCGQLPGAGQPRTGPEVAVGDAAAPGEEDHVPLHAGGGADLQPLPADPSAGAARSAGAAARRGGAPRCLPCPCPQGGAAAQGPLQSPLVTLSLAPPFPWGRVLLWHRQPKTVWFVLL; from the exons AtggccgcggggcggggcgggcggcagcCGGGCCATGGCCGCGCCGCGCTGCGGGTGGTGGCGGCCGGTGCTCGCGGGCTGGGCGCCGCCTGCCTgcgccgctgcccgccgctCCGCCTGCCGCTCCGCCGCCTCGCctgccgcgccgccgccgccttcATGGCCCTCGCCGGACCGCTGCTGTTCCGCGTGGG GTACAGCCTGTACACCCGCACGCGGCTGGGCTACCTCTTCTACCAGCGGCAGGTGAGGAAGGCCCGGGAGCGGTACCCACATGGCCACTCCGTGTCCCAGCCATGCTGCTTCCCGG GGGTGAAAATCCTGCCTATTCCCGTGCTTTCCAACAACTACAGCTACCTGGTCATCGACACCAGCTCCGGCCGGGCGGCTGCCATCGACCCCTCTGACCCACTGGCTGTGCAG GCTGCCATTGAAAAAGAGGGGGTGACACTAGAGGCCATATTCTGCACCCACAAACACTG GGACCACAGCGGGGGAAACgcagagctctgccagcagcacagctcctgcaagGTGTACGGCAGCGCCCTCGATTCCATCCCAGACCTCACCAG CCCACTTACAGATAGAGAGAAGGTGAGCGTGGGCTGCCTGACCTTCCAGGCGCTTGCCACGCCTGGCCACACCGTGGGCCATATGGTGTACGTGCTGGATGGGGAGCCCTTCGGCGGCCCCCCCTGCCTCTTCTCCGGCgacctcctcttcctctctggCTGCG GCTGTTTGAGGGCTCCGCTGAGACCATGCTCGCCTCCCTGGACTTGGCCATGGGCTTGGGCGAGGACACGCTGCTGTGGCCAG CTTCCTGGAGCTGGACAACCCCGCACTGGACCAGAAGTGGCAGTGGGTGATGCAGCAGCGCCAGGAGAAGAGGATCACG TGCCCCTCCACGCTGGGGGAGGAGCAGACCTACAACCCCTTCCTGCGGACCCATCGGCCGGAGCTGCAcgcagtgctggggctgcagcaagGCGCGGGGGAGCACCCCGATGCCTTCCGTGCCCGTGTCCTCAAGGAGGTGCGGCGGCGCAAGGACCTCTACAAAGCCCCCTAGTCACCCTTTCCCTGGCACCCCCGTTTCCGTGGGGCCGGGTGCTGCTCTGGCACAGGCAGCCCAAGactgtgtggtttgttttgctgtga
- the PNKD gene encoding probable hydrolase PNKD isoform X5: protein MPRGRRGAARIAMAAALGALRGLLAAAGPAPRNARPRWCLSPPGTRLFRQSCRRPAGPRSSPEPGRGGLPEGVEYIPTRKKGKNPMKPVGVAWYSLYTRTRLGYLFYQRQVRKARERYPHGHSVSQPCCFPGVKILPIPVLSNNYSYLVIDTSSGRAAAIDPSDPLAVQAAIEKEGVTLEAIFCTHKHWDHSGGNAELCQQHSSCKVYGSALDSIPDLTSPLTDREKVSVGCLTFQALATPGHTVGHMVYVLDGEPFGGPPCLFSGDLLFLSGCGRLFEGSAETMLASLDLAMGLGEDTLLWPGHEYALECLTFASFLELDNPALDQKWQWVMQQRQEKRITCPSTLGEEQTYNPFLRTHRPELHAVLGLQQGAGEHPDAFRARVLKEVRRRKDLYKAP, encoded by the exons ATgccgcggggccgccgcggGGCCGCACGGATCGCCATGGCGGCGGCGCTCGGCGCGCTGCGGG GGCTGCTGGCGGCAGCAGGACCGGCACCGCGCAATGCCCGGCCCCGGTGGTGTCTGTCGCCTCCCGGCACACGGCTCTTCAGGCAGAGCTGCCGCCGGCCGGCGGGGCCACGGTCCAGCCCGGAGCCTGGCCGTGGGGGACTCCCCGAGGGCGTGGAGTACATTCCCACCCGCAAGAAGGGCAAGAACCCGATGAAGCCGGTGGGGGTGGCCTG GTACAGCCTGTACACCCGCACGCGGCTGGGCTACCTCTTCTACCAGCGGCAGGTGAGGAAGGCCCGGGAGCGGTACCCACATGGCCACTCCGTGTCCCAGCCATGCTGCTTCCCGG GGGTGAAAATCCTGCCTATTCCCGTGCTTTCCAACAACTACAGCTACCTGGTCATCGACACCAGCTCCGGCCGGGCGGCTGCCATCGACCCCTCTGACCCACTGGCTGTGCAG GCTGCCATTGAAAAAGAGGGGGTGACACTAGAGGCCATATTCTGCACCCACAAACACTG GGACCACAGCGGGGGAAACgcagagctctgccagcagcacagctcctgcaagGTGTACGGCAGCGCCCTCGATTCCATCCCAGACCTCACCAG CCCACTTACAGATAGAGAGAAGGTGAGCGTGGGCTGCCTGACCTTCCAGGCGCTTGCCACGCCTGGCCACACCGTGGGCCATATGGTGTACGTGCTGGATGGGGAGCCCTTCGGCGGCCCCCCCTGCCTCTTCTCCGGCgacctcctcttcctctctggCTGCG GCAGGCTGTTTGAGGGCTCCGCTGAGACCATGCTCGCCTCCCTGGACTTGGCCATGGGCTTGGGCGAGGACACGCTGCTGTGGCCAG GCCACGAGTACGCACTGGAGTGCCTGACCTTTGCCAGCTTCCTGGAGCTGGACAACCCCGCACTGGACCAGAAGTGGCAGTGGGTGATGCAGCAGCGCCAGGAGAAGAGGATCACG TGCCCCTCCACGCTGGGGGAGGAGCAGACCTACAACCCCTTCCTGCGGACCCATCGGCCGGAGCTGCAcgcagtgctggggctgcagcaagGCGCGGGGGAGCACCCCGATGCCTTCCGTGCCCGTGTCCTCAAGGAGGTGCGGCGGCGCAAGGACCTCTACAAAGCCCCCTAG
- the TMBIM1 gene encoding protein lifeguard 3, which yields MAQPSAPPAYDDKNPLYPQPPAGYPQPPHYGGYPQPGGYPAAGGYAQPGGYPVAGGYPQPGMAMPTMPVRFGDNGMGDGSPFQSADWDDRKVRHTFIRKVYAIISLQLLVTVGIIAMFTFVHPVRSFVQRNVAIYYASYAVFLVTYLVLACCQGPRRRFPWNIILLSIFTLAMGLMTGTIASMYQTSAVLIAMLITAIVAIIVTIFCFQTKVDFTSCPGLFCVLGIVVMVTGIVTAIVLSFRYVPWLHMLYAAIGAIAFTLFLAYDTQLVLGNRKNTLSPEEYIYGALTIYTDIIYIFTFILQIVGRD from the exons ATGGCGCAGCCCAGCGCACCACCTGCCTACGATGACAAGAACCCCCTGTACCCCCAGCCCCCAGCTGGGTACCCCCAGCCCCCCCACTATGGGGGGTACCCGCAGCCCGGGGGATACCCTGCAGCAGGGGGGTACGCACAACCAGGGGGGTACCCAGTGGCAGGGGGGTACCCCCAGCCAGGGATGGCCATGCCCACCATGCCTGTTCGGTTTG GTGACAATGGCATGGGGGACGGCTCCCCCTTCCAATCGGCTGACTGGGATGACAGAAAAGTCCGGCACACCTTCATCCGCAAG GTCTATGCCATCATCTCCTTGCAGCTCCTGGTGACGGTGGGGATCATCGCCATGTTCACCTTTGT CCACCCAGTCCGCTCCTTCGTCCAGAGGAACGTTGCCATCTACTATGCCTCATA TGCCGTGTTCCTGGTGACCTACCTGGTGCTGGCCTGCTGCCAGGGTCCCCG GAGACGCTTTCCCTGGAACATCATCCTGCTGAGCATCTTT ACGCTGGCCATGGGGCTGATGACGGGGACAATTGCCAG CATGTACCAGACCAGTGCTGTCCTGATCGCCATGCTCATCACTGCCATCGTGGCCATCATTGTCACCATCTTCTGCTTCCAGACCAAG GTTGATTTTACATCGTGTCCAGGGCTCTTCTGTGTGCTGGGCATTGTGGTCATGGTGACCGGGATTGTCACCGCCATCGTCCTCTCCTTCAGATAT GTCCCCTGGCTCCACATGCTGTATGCAGCCATCGGCGCCATCGCCTTCACCCTG TTCCTTGCCTATGACACCCAACTTGTGCTGGGGAACAGGAAGAACACATTAAGCCCCGAGGAGTACATCTACGGTGCCCTCACCATCTACACCGACATCATCTACATCTTCACCTTCATCCTGCAGATCGTGGGCCGGGATTAG
- the CATIP gene encoding LOW QUALITY PROTEIN: ciliogenesis-associated TTC17-interacting protein (The sequence of the model RefSeq protein was modified relative to this genomic sequence to represent the inferred CDS: deleted 2 bases in 1 codon): protein MEPPPECPQETPALAEEAAKFLNFIGPGELERCLFTETLDVVAAEAQRRGPAWGQWWVSARWAPYEQAGEPVRSCLLVQAGSRSRQDGVPASSSLKAYLTPELETLEQEEQECLERRPYPVRRRIHMVSHQHGMTVTKTLQEGEAEPQCWSFIYSRAELQGLLPEGASLLLLRVLACRREVPPGLVFPTINTDGHLCTASYRAVGVEPQALSSAEAEVFVIERAVHGRADASTVWHSSFLPSGYGCGPAGAPQAQRGPSSGVTGSSPSRRLARLVQVGSPMVMRLQDESVSGAETGGVKPQPPFPKQPLDWEEDIQLFSWFLGRKEELQESHTAYIQQHPELQVLLSDFLLALLLQQPQDPVSFAAEFFAHREPPEIPFSSPGAANPSPTTSHPAAHRE, encoded by the exons ATGGAGCCCCCCCCCGAGTGCCCGCAGGAGACCCCAGCCCTGGCGGAGGAGGCTGCCAAGTTCCTGAACTTCATCG GGCCGGGGGAGCTGGAGCGCTGCCTGTTCACCGAGACGCTGGACGTGGTGGCAGCTGAGGCCCAGCGCAGGGGCCCGGCATGGGGCCAGTGGTGGGTGTCAGCGCGGTGGGCACCCTACGAGCAGGCGGGTGAGCCGGTGCGGAGCTGCCTCCTGGTGCAGGCCGGGTCGCGCAGCAGGCAGGACGGGGtgccagcctccagcagcctcAAAG cctATCTGACCCCCGAGCTGGAGaccctggagcaggaggagcaggagtgTCTGGAG CGCAGACCATACCCCGTACGGAGGAGGATCCACATGGTGAGCCACCAGCATGGGATGACTGTCACAAAGACCctccaggagggagag gcagagccacAGTGCTGGAGCTTCATCTATAGCCGTGCCGagctgcaggggctgctgccGGAGGGtgccagcctcctgctgctgcggGTGCTGGCGTGCCGGCGGGAGGTGCCTCCCGGCCTCGTCTTCCCCACCATCAACACCGACGGCCACCTCTGCACCGCCAGCTAC CGTGCCGTGGGTGTCGAGCCGCAGGCGCTGAGCTCGGCGGAGGCGGAGGTGTTCGTGATCGAGCGAGCCGTGCACGGCAGAGCGGACGCCTCCACCGTCTGGCACAGCAGCTTCCTCCCCAGCGGGTACGGATGCGGG CCAGCCGGGGCCCCCCAAGCCCAGCGGGGACCCAGCAGCGGGGTCACTGGCTCTTCCCCTAGCAGGCGTTTGGCTCGGCTGGTGCAGGTCGGCAGTCCCATGGTAATGCGGCTGCAGGATGAGTCTGTCTCAGGTGCAGAGACAG GTGGGGTCAAGCCCCAGCCCCCCTTCCCCAAGCAGCCCCTGGACTGGGAGGAGGACATCCAGCTCTTCTCCTGGTTCCTGGGCAGAAAG GAGGAGCTGCAAGAGTCCCACACCGCCTACATCCAGCAGCACCCCGAGCTCCAGGTTCTCCTGTCCGACTTCCTCCTGGccttgctcctgcagcagccccaagACCCCGTCTCCTTCGCCGCAGAATTCTTTGCCCACAGGGAGCCTCCCGAgatccctttctcctcccctggGGCTGCCAACCCCAGCCCCACAACTTCCCACCCTGCGGCTCATAGGGAATaa
- the PNKD gene encoding probable hydrolase PNKD isoform X3, which yields MAAGRGGRQPGHGRAALRVVAAGARGLGAACLRRCPPLRLPLRRLACRAAAAFMALAGPLLFRVGYSLYTRTRLGYLFYQRQVRKARERYPHGHSVSQPCCFPGVKILPIPVLSNNYSYLVIDTSSGRAAAIDPSDPLAVQAAIEKEGVTLEAIFCTHKHWDHSGGNAELCQQHSSCKVYGSALDSIPDLTRRLPRLATPWAIWCTCWMGSPSAAPPASSPATSSSSLAAAGCLRAPLRPCSPPWTWPWAWARTRCCGQLPGAGQPRTGPEVAVGDAAAPGEEDHVPLHAGGGADLQPLPADPSAGAARSAGAAARRGGAPRCLPCPCPQGGAAAQGPLQSPLVTLSLAPPFPWGRVLLWHRQPKTVWFVLL from the exons AtggccgcggggcggggcgggcggcagcCGGGCCATGGCCGCGCCGCGCTGCGGGTGGTGGCGGCCGGTGCTCGCGGGCTGGGCGCCGCCTGCCTgcgccgctgcccgccgctCCGCCTGCCGCTCCGCCGCCTCGCctgccgcgccgccgccgccttcATGGCCCTCGCCGGACCGCTGCTGTTCCGCGTGGG GTACAGCCTGTACACCCGCACGCGGCTGGGCTACCTCTTCTACCAGCGGCAGGTGAGGAAGGCCCGGGAGCGGTACCCACATGGCCACTCCGTGTCCCAGCCATGCTGCTTCCCGG GGGTGAAAATCCTGCCTATTCCCGTGCTTTCCAACAACTACAGCTACCTGGTCATCGACACCAGCTCCGGCCGGGCGGCTGCCATCGACCCCTCTGACCCACTGGCTGTGCAG GCTGCCATTGAAAAAGAGGGGGTGACACTAGAGGCCATATTCTGCACCCACAAACACTG GGACCACAGCGGGGGAAACgcagagctctgccagcagcacagctcctgcaagGTGTACGGCAGCGCCCTCGATTCCATCCCAGACCTCACCAG GCGCTTGCCACGCCTGGCCACACCGTGGGCCATATGGTGTACGTGCTGGATGGGGAGCCCTTCGGCGGCCCCCCCTGCCTCTTCTCCGGCgacctcctcttcctctctggCTGCG GCAGGCTGTTTGAGGGCTCCGCTGAGACCATGCTCGCCTCCCTGGACTTGGCCATGGGCTTGGGCGAGGACACGCTGCTGTGGCCAG CTTCCTGGAGCTGGACAACCCCGCACTGGACCAGAAGTGGCAGTGGGTGATGCAGCAGCGCCAGGAGAAGAGGATCACG TGCCCCTCCACGCTGGGGGAGGAGCAGACCTACAACCCCTTCCTGCGGACCCATCGGCCGGAGCTGCAcgcagtgctggggctgcagcaagGCGCGGGGGAGCACCCCGATGCCTTCCGTGCCCGTGTCCTCAAGGAGGTGCGGCGGCGCAAGGACCTCTACAAAGCCCCCTAGTCACCCTTTCCCTGGCACCCCCGTTTCCGTGGGGCCGGGTGCTGCTCTGGCACAGGCAGCCCAAGactgtgtggtttgttttgctgtga
- the PNKD gene encoding probable hydrolase PNKD isoform X1, translated as MAAGRGGRQPGHGRAALRVVAAGARGLGAACLRRCPPLRLPLRRLACRAAAAFMALAGPLLFRVGYSLYTRTRLGYLFYQRQVRKARERYPHGHSVSQPCCFPGVKILPIPVLSNNYSYLVIDTSSGRAAAIDPSDPLAVQAAIEKEGVTLEAIFCTHKHWDHSGGNAELCQQHSSCKVYGSALDSIPDLTSPLTDREKVSVGCLTFQALATPGHTVGHMVYVLDGEPFGGPPCLFSGDLLFLSGCGGCMGVQAGCLRAPLRPCSPPWTWPWAWARTRCCGQLPGAGQPRTGPEVAVGDAAAPGEEDHVPLHAGGGADLQPLPADPSAGAARSAGAAARRGGAPRCLPCPCPQGGAAAQGPLQSPLVTLSLAPPFPWGRVLLWHRQPKTVWFVLL; from the exons AtggccgcggggcggggcgggcggcagcCGGGCCATGGCCGCGCCGCGCTGCGGGTGGTGGCGGCCGGTGCTCGCGGGCTGGGCGCCGCCTGCCTgcgccgctgcccgccgctCCGCCTGCCGCTCCGCCGCCTCGCctgccgcgccgccgccgccttcATGGCCCTCGCCGGACCGCTGCTGTTCCGCGTGGG GTACAGCCTGTACACCCGCACGCGGCTGGGCTACCTCTTCTACCAGCGGCAGGTGAGGAAGGCCCGGGAGCGGTACCCACATGGCCACTCCGTGTCCCAGCCATGCTGCTTCCCGG GGGTGAAAATCCTGCCTATTCCCGTGCTTTCCAACAACTACAGCTACCTGGTCATCGACACCAGCTCCGGCCGGGCGGCTGCCATCGACCCCTCTGACCCACTGGCTGTGCAG GCTGCCATTGAAAAAGAGGGGGTGACACTAGAGGCCATATTCTGCACCCACAAACACTG GGACCACAGCGGGGGAAACgcagagctctgccagcagcacagctcctgcaagGTGTACGGCAGCGCCCTCGATTCCATCCCAGACCTCACCAG CCCACTTACAGATAGAGAGAAGGTGAGCGTGGGCTGCCTGACCTTCCAGGCGCTTGCCACGCCTGGCCACACCGTGGGCCATATGGTGTACGTGCTGGATGGGGAGCCCTTCGGCGGCCCCCCCTGCCTCTTCTCCGGCgacctcctcttcctctctggCTGCG GCGGTTGCATGGGGGTCCAGGCAGGCTGTTTGAGGGCTCCGCTGAGACCATGCTCGCCTCCCTGGACTTGGCCATGGGCTTGGGCGAGGACACGCTGCTGTGGCCAG CTTCCTGGAGCTGGACAACCCCGCACTGGACCAGAAGTGGCAGTGGGTGATGCAGCAGCGCCAGGAGAAGAGGATCACG TGCCCCTCCACGCTGGGGGAGGAGCAGACCTACAACCCCTTCCTGCGGACCCATCGGCCGGAGCTGCAcgcagtgctggggctgcagcaagGCGCGGGGGAGCACCCCGATGCCTTCCGTGCCCGTGTCCTCAAGGAGGTGCGGCGGCGCAAGGACCTCTACAAAGCCCCCTAGTCACCCTTTCCCTGGCACCCCCGTTTCCGTGGGGCCGGGTGCTGCTCTGGCACAGGCAGCCCAAGactgtgtggtttgttttgctgtga
- the AAMP gene encoding angio-associated migratory cell protein, with amino-acid sequence MEPAEGPGAVDFHGDEEIIEVVELGPPGPDDLADEMEDVDFEEEGGEEPDAEAWDTEDDEGVGDGMEPQDDSEVTFSLHSASVFCVSLDPKTNTLAVTGGEDDKAFVWRVSDGELLFECTGHKDSVTCAGFSHDSVFVATGDMSGLIKVWRVDAKEEVWSFEVGDLEWMEWHPQAHVLLAGTADGNSWMWKIPSGDCKTFQGPACPATCGRILPDGKRAVVGYEDGTMRIWDLKQGTSLHVLKGQDGHQDPLTCLASNQDGSLILTGSVDCNAKLVNCATGKVVCVFKMESTAPKAPGGESEEAESNSVESLGFCNVMPLAAVGYLDGTLAIYDLSTQSLRHKCQHESGIVQLLWEESSAVVYTCSLDGAVRLWDARSGKMICEYRGHSAEILDFAVNKDASIVVTSSGDHQAKVFCVQRPDR; translated from the exons ATGGAGCCCGCCGAGGGGCCGGGCGCGGTGGACTTCCACGGCGATGAGGAGATCATCGAGGTGGTGGAGCTGGGCCCACCCGGGCCGG ATGACCTGGCCGACGAGATGGAGGACGTGGACTttgaggaggaggggggagaggagcCCGATGCCGAGGCGTGGGACACGGAGGACGACGAGGGCGTGGGGGACGGCATGGAGCCGCAGGATGACAGCGAGGTCACGTTCTCCCTGCACTCGG CTTCTGTTTTCTGCGTGAGCCTCGACCCTAAGACCAACACGCTGGCAGTGACGGGCGGGGAGGACGACAAGGCCTTTGTGTGGCGCGTGAGCGACGGAGAGCTCCTGTTCGAATGCACAG GGCACAAGGACTCGGTTACCTGTGCCGGCTTCAGTCATGACTCCGTGTTCGTGGCCACTGGTGACATGTCTGGGCTTATCAAAGTATGGCGGGTGGATGCCAAGGAGGAAGTGTGGTCCTTCGAAGTGGGCGACTTGGAG TGGATGGAGTGGCACCCTCAAGCCCACGTCCTTCTGGCGGGCACGGCTGATGGCAACTCCTGGATGTGGAAGATCCCCAGCGGAGACTGCAAAACCTTCCAGGGTCCTGCGTGCCCGGCCACGTGTGGCAGGATCCTGCCTGACG GGAAGCGAGCGGTGGTGGGGTATGAGGACGGGACCATGCGCATCTGGGACCTGAAGCAGGGAACCTCGCTGCATGTCCTAAAAG GCCAGGATGGCCACCAGGACCCCTTGACGTGCTTGGCCAGCAACCAGGACGGCAGTTTGATCCTGACGGGCTCCGTGGACTGCAACGCCAAGCTGGTCAACTGCGCCACGGGCAAG GTGGTGTGCGTGTTCAAGATGGAAAGCACGGCCCCCAAGGCCCCTGGTGGCGAGAGCGAGGAGGCAGAGTCCAACTCGGTGGAGTCCCTGGGCTTCTGTAACGT GATGCCGTTGGCTGCTGTGGGGTACCTGGATGGCACGCTGGCTATCTATGATCTCTCCACACAGAGCCTGAGGCATAAGTGCCAACATGAG TCGGGGATCGTGCAGTTGCTGTGGGAGGAGAGCTCGGCCGTGGTGTACACCTGCAGCCTGGACGGGGCTGTGCGGCTCTGGGATGCGCGCTCAGGGAAGATGATCTGCGAGTACCGAGGGCACTCGGCCGAAATCCTCGACTTCGCTGTCAACAA GGATGCCTCCATCGTGGTGACGAGCTCTGGTGACCACCAAGCCAAAGTGTTCTGCGTGCAGCGTCCCGATCGCTAG